Proteins from one Enterobacter bugandensis genomic window:
- the gsiD gene encoding glutathione ABC transporter permease GsiD translates to MRLLNWRRQAVLNAMPGLKPEHVRTPWSEFWRRFRRQPVAMAAGLFVLVLIAVAVVAPWIAPFDAENYFDYDRLNDGPSMLHWFGVDSLGRDIFSRVLVGAQISLAAGVVAVLIGAAIGTVLGLVAGYYEGWWDRIIMRICDVLFAFPGILLAIAVVAIMGSGMANVIIAVAVFSIPAFARLVRGNTLVLKQQTFIESARSMGASDTTILFSHILPGTVSSIVVYFTMRIGVSIISAASLSFLGLGAQPPTPEWGAMLNEARADMVIAPHVAIFPSLAIFLTVLAFNLLGDGLRDALDPRIKG, encoded by the coding sequence ATGCGATTGTTGAACTGGCGGCGTCAGGCCGTTTTGAACGCGATGCCGGGGCTGAAACCGGAGCATGTCCGCACCCCGTGGTCCGAATTCTGGCGACGTTTTCGCCGTCAGCCGGTCGCAATGGCGGCGGGGCTGTTCGTGCTGGTGCTGATTGCCGTGGCGGTCGTTGCGCCGTGGATAGCGCCGTTTGATGCGGAAAACTACTTTGACTACGACCGTCTGAACGACGGCCCCTCAATGCTGCACTGGTTCGGCGTGGACTCGCTTGGCCGCGATATCTTCAGCCGCGTGCTGGTGGGGGCGCAAATTTCTCTCGCCGCCGGGGTAGTCGCGGTGCTGATCGGCGCAGCTATCGGTACCGTGCTGGGGCTCGTCGCCGGGTATTATGAAGGCTGGTGGGACCGCATCATCATGCGCATCTGCGACGTGCTGTTTGCTTTCCCCGGCATTCTGCTGGCGATTGCCGTTGTCGCCATTATGGGCAGCGGCATGGCCAACGTCATTATCGCGGTGGCGGTCTTTTCGATTCCGGCCTTTGCCCGCCTGGTGCGCGGCAACACGCTGGTGCTGAAACAGCAGACGTTTATTGAATCCGCCCGCAGCATGGGAGCCAGCGATACCACCATTCTGTTCAGCCATATTCTGCCCGGGACGGTGTCGTCCATCGTAGTCTATTTCACCATGCGTATCGGCGTGTCGATTATTTCGGCGGCCAGCCTGTCGTTTCTGGGCTTAGGCGCGCAGCCTCCGACACCGGAATGGGGCGCGATGCTGAACGAGGCGAGGGCGGATATGGTGATTGCGCCACACGTGGCGATTTTCCCGAGCCTGGCTATTTTTCTGACCGTGCTGGCGTTTAATTTGCTGGGGGATGGGCTGCGCGACGCGCTGGATCCGAGGATTAAAGGGTAG
- the rimO gene encoding 30S ribosomal protein S12 methylthiotransferase RimO: protein MSNVTHQPKIGFVSLGCPKNLVDSERILTELRTEGYDVVPSYDNADMVIVNTCGFIDSAVQESLEAIGEALTENGKVIVTGCLGAKVDQIREVHPKVLEITGPHSYEQVLEHVHHYVPKPKHNPFLSLVPEQGVKLTPRHYAYLKISEGCNHRCTFCIIPSMRGDLVSRPIGEVLAEAKRLADAGVKELLVISQDTSAYGVDVKHRSGFHNGEPVKTSMVGLCEQLSKLGIWTRLHYVYPYPHVDDVIPLMAEGKILPYLDIPLQHASPRILKLMKRPGSVDRQLARIKQWREICPDLTLRSTFIVGFPGETEEDFQMLLDFLKEARLDRVGCFKYSPVEGATANELADQVPEEVKEERWNRFMQLQQQISAERLQEKVGREIMVIIDEVDEEGAIGRSMADAPEIDGAVYLNGETNVKPGDIIRVKVENADEYDLWGSRV, encoded by the coding sequence ATGAGCAATGTTACGCACCAGCCGAAAATCGGCTTCGTCTCCCTGGGCTGCCCGAAAAACCTGGTGGATTCCGAACGCATCCTGACCGAACTGCGCACCGAAGGCTATGACGTGGTGCCAAGCTACGACAACGCCGATATGGTGATCGTTAACACCTGCGGGTTTATCGACAGCGCGGTCCAGGAGTCACTGGAAGCCATCGGTGAAGCGCTGACCGAAAACGGCAAAGTGATTGTTACCGGCTGCCTGGGCGCGAAAGTGGACCAAATCCGCGAGGTGCACCCAAAGGTGCTGGAGATCACCGGCCCGCACAGCTACGAGCAGGTGCTGGAACATGTTCATCACTACGTGCCAAAACCAAAGCACAACCCGTTCCTGAGCCTGGTGCCGGAACAGGGCGTAAAGCTGACGCCGCGTCACTACGCCTACCTGAAAATTTCTGAAGGCTGCAACCATCGCTGCACCTTCTGCATCATCCCGTCGATGCGTGGCGATCTGGTGAGCCGTCCGATTGGCGAAGTGCTGGCGGAAGCCAAACGTCTGGCCGATGCGGGCGTGAAGGAGCTGCTGGTGATTTCCCAGGACACCTCGGCTTACGGCGTAGACGTTAAACACCGCTCCGGTTTCCACAACGGCGAGCCGGTGAAAACCAGCATGGTGGGCCTGTGCGAGCAGCTGTCCAAACTCGGTATCTGGACGCGTCTGCACTACGTCTACCCGTACCCGCACGTTGACGACGTGATCCCGCTGATGGCGGAAGGCAAAATTCTGCCGTACCTGGACATCCCGCTGCAGCACGCCAGCCCGCGTATCCTGAAGCTGATGAAACGCCCTGGCTCCGTTGACCGCCAGCTGGCGCGCATCAAGCAGTGGCGTGAAATCTGTCCGGATCTGACCCTGCGCTCCACCTTTATCGTCGGCTTCCCGGGTGAAACCGAAGAAGACTTCCAGATGCTGCTCGACTTCCTGAAAGAAGCCCGTCTGGACCGCGTCGGCTGCTTCAAGTACAGCCCGGTGGAAGGCGCAACCGCCAACGAGCTGGCGGATCAGGTGCCGGAAGAGGTTAAGGAAGAGCGCTGGAACCGCTTCATGCAGCTGCAGCAGCAGATCTCTGCTGAACGTCTGCAGGAGAAAGTGGGCCGCGAGATCATGGTTATCATCGACGAAGTGGACGAAGAAGGCGCGATTGGCCGTAGCATGGCGGACGCCCCTGAAATCGACGGCGCGGTGTACCTGAACGGCGAAACCAACGTTAAGCCGGGTGATATTATTCGCGTCAAAGTTGAAAACGCGGACGAGTATGACCTGTGGGGTAGCCGGGTTTAA
- the bssR gene encoding biofilm formation regulator BssR codes for MSVDRLKRDLLNKLINARIDLAAYLQLRKAKGYMSVSESEHLRDNLFELCNFMREKAPTLKAEYDECELMALRRAAEVLSIAGVCLMNGRHDCPNFIAVNAEKLENCLTTLSLCIMCLNKHETLAQH; via the coding sequence ATGTCCGTTGACAGACTGAAACGCGATCTGCTTAACAAGCTGATCAACGCCCGAATCGACCTGGCCGCCTATCTGCAGCTCAGGAAGGCAAAGGGCTATATGTCAGTCAGCGAAAGCGAACATCTGCGTGATAATCTGTTTGAACTGTGTAATTTCATGCGTGAAAAAGCACCGACCCTGAAGGCGGAATACGATGAATGCGAGCTGATGGCGCTGCGTCGCGCCGCTGAGGTGCTCTCCATTGCAGGGGTATGTTTGATGAACGGACGCCACGACTGCCCAAATTTTATCGCTGTTAACGCGGAGAAGCTTGAAAACTGCCTGACAACGCTCTCTCTTTGCATCATGTGTCTTAACAAGCACGAGACGCTTGCACAACACTGA
- a CDS encoding PQQ-dependent sugar dehydrogenase: protein MPRSSLIFLPALFIPFSLLAAPEAVKVEVLQNRLDHPWSMAFLPGNDGLLVTLKGGQLKRWQAGKGLSDPIVGVPKVWANGQGGLLDVVLAPDFEKSRRVWLSYAEAGRDGKAGTAVGYGRLSDDLSRIEGFQVVFRQMPKLSTGNHFGGRLVFDGKGYLFIGLGENNQRPTAQDLDKLQGKVVRLTEDGKVPPDNPFVNTSGARPEIWSYGIRNPQGMAMNPWSDTLWLNEHGPRGGDEINIPEKGKNYGWPLATHGINYSGLKIPEAKGEHVEGAEKPLFVWKVSPAVSGMAFYNSDVFPQWKNKLFIGALKEKDVIVLSVDGNKVTEDGRILGDREQRIRDVRVGPDGYLYVLTDETDGQLLKVSPSGA, encoded by the coding sequence ATGCCTCGATCCTCGTTGATTTTCCTGCCTGCATTGTTCATTCCGTTTTCGCTTCTTGCTGCGCCAGAGGCGGTAAAGGTTGAGGTGCTGCAAAACCGACTCGATCACCCCTGGTCGATGGCGTTCCTGCCGGGTAATGACGGTTTACTGGTCACTCTTAAGGGCGGGCAGCTCAAGCGCTGGCAGGCCGGGAAAGGACTTTCCGATCCCATTGTCGGCGTGCCGAAGGTGTGGGCGAACGGCCAGGGAGGACTGCTGGACGTGGTGCTGGCGCCTGATTTTGAAAAGTCGCGCCGCGTCTGGCTGAGCTACGCCGAAGCCGGGCGTGACGGCAAGGCCGGAACGGCGGTGGGCTATGGTCGCCTGAGCGACGATCTTTCCCGCATCGAGGGATTCCAGGTGGTGTTCCGCCAGATGCCGAAACTCTCAACCGGTAACCATTTTGGTGGGCGACTGGTGTTCGACGGCAAAGGGTATCTCTTTATTGGACTCGGTGAGAACAATCAGCGCCCGACGGCGCAGGATCTGGACAAGCTGCAGGGTAAAGTGGTGCGCCTCACCGAAGACGGTAAAGTGCCGCCGGATAACCCCTTTGTGAACACCTCCGGCGCGCGGCCGGAAATTTGGTCCTATGGCATTCGTAACCCGCAGGGGATGGCGATGAACCCGTGGAGCGACACGCTGTGGCTGAACGAGCACGGCCCGCGCGGCGGGGATGAAATCAACATCCCGGAGAAGGGCAAAAATTACGGCTGGCCGCTGGCAACGCACGGCATTAACTACAGCGGGCTGAAAATCCCGGAGGCCAAAGGCGAGCACGTTGAGGGAGCCGAAAAGCCGCTGTTTGTCTGGAAAGTGTCGCCCGCGGTCAGCGGCATGGCGTTCTATAATAGCGATGTGTTCCCGCAGTGGAAAAACAAGCTGTTTATTGGGGCGCTGAAGGAAAAGGACGTTATCGTGCTGAGCGTGGACGGCAATAAGGTGACGGAGGACGGGCGGATCCTGGGCGACCGGGAGCAACGTATTCGCGACGTGCGGGTGGGGCCGGATGGCTATCTGTATGTCCTGACCGACGAAACGGACGGGCAGCTGTTAAAAGTCAGCCCGTCCGGTGCGTAA
- a CDS encoding glutathione S-transferase family protein, translating into MITLWGRNNSTNVKKVLWTLEELDLPFNQIMAGMSFGVNKEADYLAMNPNGLVPLLRDDETDATLWESNTIVRYLAAQYGLGRLWVENPAQRAQGEKWMDWANQTLSPVHRVILMGLVRTPEAERDYPAIHAAQDACENLFAMMDDELAKHAWFSGDTFGVGDIAVAPFVWNLTNLGLKWTPRPNLDRWLKQLGERPAYRNVVMIPVT; encoded by the coding sequence ATGATTACGCTGTGGGGCAGGAATAATTCAACCAACGTGAAGAAAGTGCTCTGGACGCTGGAGGAACTGGATTTACCGTTTAACCAAATCATGGCTGGCATGTCGTTCGGCGTGAACAAAGAGGCCGACTATCTGGCGATGAACCCGAACGGCCTGGTGCCGCTGCTGCGCGATGACGAAACAGACGCAACGCTTTGGGAGTCCAACACCATTGTGCGTTACCTCGCCGCCCAGTACGGTCTTGGCCGCCTGTGGGTTGAAAACCCGGCGCAGCGCGCGCAGGGTGAGAAGTGGATGGACTGGGCAAATCAGACGCTCTCTCCCGTTCACCGCGTGATCCTGATGGGGCTGGTGAGAACCCCTGAAGCCGAGCGCGACTACCCCGCCATTCATGCCGCGCAGGATGCCTGCGAAAACCTGTTTGCGATGATGGACGATGAGCTGGCGAAGCACGCCTGGTTCTCCGGCGATACGTTCGGCGTGGGGGACATTGCCGTAGCGCCGTTCGTCTGGAACCTGACCAACCTCGGTCTGAAATGGACGCCGCGCCCGAACCTTGACCGCTGGCTTAAGCAGCTTGGCGAGCGCCCGGCGTACCGTAACGTGGTGATGATCCCGGTCACCTGA
- the dacC gene encoding serine-type D-Ala-D-Ala carboxypeptidase: protein MTRKMTSLRSLAAGSALLFLFAPTLYAAEQAAPEAPPVDARAWILMDYSSGKVLAEGNADEKLDPASLTKIMTSYVVGQALKAGKIKLDDMVTIGKDAWATGNPALRGSSVMFLKPGDQVSVSDLNKGVIIQSGNDACIALADYVAGSQDSFIGLMNGYAQKLGLTNTTFKTVHGLDAPGQFSTARDMALLGKALIHDVPDEYAIHKEKEFTFNKIRQPNRNRLLWSSNVNVDGMKTGTTAGAGYNLVASATQGDMRLISVVLGTKTDRIRFNESEKLLTWGFRFYETVTPIKPDATFVSQRVWFGDKSEVNLGAGEAGSVTIPRGQLKNLKASYTLTDPQLTAPLKKGQVVGTIDFQLNGKSIEQRPLIVMEAVEEGGFFSRMWDFVLMKFHSWFGSWFS from the coding sequence ATGACGCGAAAAATGACTTCTCTGCGCAGCCTGGCGGCAGGCTCTGCGCTTCTTTTCCTGTTTGCACCAACACTCTACGCGGCTGAACAGGCTGCGCCCGAAGCGCCGCCTGTGGACGCGCGCGCCTGGATACTGATGGACTATTCCAGCGGTAAGGTGCTGGCGGAAGGCAATGCGGATGAGAAACTCGATCCGGCCAGCCTGACCAAAATCATGACCAGCTATGTGGTCGGGCAGGCGTTAAAAGCGGGCAAGATCAAGCTGGACGATATGGTCACCATCGGGAAGGATGCCTGGGCGACCGGCAACCCGGCGCTGCGGGGCTCGTCGGTGATGTTCCTGAAGCCTGGCGATCAGGTCTCCGTCTCCGATCTGAACAAAGGGGTAATCATTCAGTCGGGAAATGATGCCTGTATCGCGCTGGCCGACTACGTTGCCGGCAGTCAGGATTCTTTCATTGGTTTGATGAATGGCTATGCGCAAAAGCTCGGCTTAACCAACACCACCTTCAAAACGGTCCACGGCCTGGATGCGCCGGGACAGTTCAGTACCGCGCGCGACATGGCGCTGCTGGGAAAAGCGCTGATCCACGACGTGCCGGATGAATACGCCATCCACAAAGAGAAAGAGTTTACCTTCAACAAAATTCGCCAGCCGAACCGCAACCGCCTGCTGTGGAGCAGCAACGTTAACGTGGACGGAATGAAGACCGGCACTACGGCCGGCGCGGGCTACAACCTGGTGGCCTCCGCGACGCAGGGCGACATGCGCCTGATCTCGGTGGTGCTGGGCACCAAAACTGACCGCATCCGCTTTAACGAGTCAGAAAAACTGCTGACCTGGGGCTTCCGCTTCTATGAAACCGTGACGCCGATTAAACCGGATGCCACGTTCGTCAGCCAGCGCGTCTGGTTTGGTGACAAGAGCGAGGTGAATCTGGGGGCGGGTGAGGCCGGTTCCGTGACCATTCCACGCGGTCAGCTGAAAAACCTGAAAGCAAGCTATACCCTGACCGACCCGCAGCTCACCGCGCCGCTGAAAAAAGGCCAGGTAGTCGGGACGATTGATTTCCAGCTAAACGGTAAGTCGATTGAACAGCGTCCGCTGATTGTGATGGAAGCGGTGGAAGAGGGCGGCTTCTTCAGCCGGATGTGGGATTTCGTGTTGATGAAATTCCATAGCTGGTTTGGCAGCTGGTTTAGTTAA
- the deoR gene encoding DNA-binding transcriptional repressor DeoR, which produces METRRDDRIAQLLQALKRSDKLHLKEAANLLGVSEMTIRRDLNSDSAPVVLLGGYIVLEPRSASHYLISDQKTRLVEEKRKAARLAATLVQPHQTLFFDCGTTTPWIIEAIDSSIPFTAVCYSLNTFLALQEKPECRVILCGGEFHASNAIFKPLNLQDTLSNLCPDIAFYSAAGVNVRQGATCFNLEELPVKHWALNAAQYHVLVVDHSKFGKVRSARMGELAQFDAIVSDCRPDDEIVAHAKAQQVKLMY; this is translated from the coding sequence ATGGAAACACGACGCGATGACCGCATTGCTCAGCTGCTGCAGGCGCTGAAGCGCAGCGATAAGCTGCATCTGAAGGAAGCCGCCAACCTCCTCGGCGTCTCAGAGATGACCATTCGTCGCGATCTGAACAGCGACAGCGCCCCCGTGGTACTGCTGGGCGGGTACATCGTCCTTGAGCCGCGCAGCGCCAGCCATTATCTGATCAGCGACCAGAAGACGCGTCTGGTTGAAGAGAAGCGCAAAGCCGCGCGCCTTGCGGCTACGCTGGTTCAGCCGCACCAGACGCTGTTTTTTGACTGCGGCACCACTACGCCGTGGATTATCGAAGCCATTGACAGCAGTATTCCCTTTACCGCGGTGTGCTACTCCCTGAACACCTTTCTGGCGCTTCAGGAGAAACCCGAGTGCCGGGTGATCCTCTGCGGCGGCGAGTTTCACGCCAGCAACGCCATCTTTAAACCGCTTAACCTGCAGGACACGCTTAGCAATTTATGCCCGGACATCGCGTTTTATTCTGCCGCAGGCGTGAACGTGCGCCAGGGTGCAACCTGCTTTAATCTGGAGGAGCTGCCGGTCAAGCACTGGGCGTTAAATGCCGCGCAGTATCATGTGCTGGTGGTCGATCACAGCAAGTTTGGCAAGGTGCGTTCGGCAAGAATGGGCGAGCTGGCGCAGTTTGACGCTATCGTCAGCGATTGCCGCCCCGATGACGAGATTGTGGCCCATGCAAAGGCACAGCAGGTGAAGTTGATGTATTGA
- a CDS encoding phosphatase PAP2 family protein produces MALTSSRSELSNLQTNKTKQLYRLPSRFYGYQLLVLVALAVVFTWLSRDEALDRWITGYWYDAATQTFPLQKDHLLDLLNHRLAKYIAIALGAVALLYGAYKRNARLVTAALLMGLGALVVGMLKSISHHSCPWDLVEYGGKAVSYPLFSAVPADSGPGRCFPGGHSSSGFMVMGLFFAFWRERPRLAWSFVVLGAVLGLAMGFGQVMRGAHFFSHNLWAGWWVWFSQVAVYGLVSTRFAKE; encoded by the coding sequence ATGGCACTCACTTCCAGCCGTTCAGAATTGTCTAACTTACAGACTAATAAGACAAAACAGCTTTACCGCTTACCGTCCCGCTTTTATGGTTATCAGCTTTTGGTGCTAGTAGCGCTTGCCGTGGTGTTTACGTGGCTATCGCGCGATGAAGCGCTCGACAGATGGATCACCGGTTATTGGTATGACGCGGCGACACAGACTTTCCCGCTGCAGAAAGACCACCTGCTGGATCTGCTGAACCATCGTCTGGCGAAGTACATAGCGATTGCCTTAGGCGCCGTGGCGCTGCTTTACGGCGCTTACAAACGTAACGCAAGGCTTGTCACAGCCGCGCTGCTGATGGGGCTTGGCGCGCTGGTGGTCGGCATGCTGAAAAGCATCAGCCACCACAGCTGCCCGTGGGATCTGGTGGAATATGGCGGTAAGGCCGTGTCTTACCCCCTGTTCAGCGCCGTTCCGGCAGACAGCGGTCCGGGCCGCTGCTTCCCGGGTGGCCATTCTTCCAGCGGCTTTATGGTGATGGGGCTGTTTTTTGCCTTCTGGCGCGAGCGTCCGCGTCTCGCCTGGAGCTTTGTGGTCCTTGGCGCGGTTCTGGGTCTGGCGATGGGCTTCGGTCAGGTGATGCGCGGGGCACATTTTTTCTCTCACAACCTGTGGGCCGGGTGGTGGGTCTGGTTTTCCCAGGTGGCGGTCTACGGGCTGGTTTCCACCCGGTTTGCAAAAGAGTGA
- a CDS encoding MFS transporter, whose amino-acid sequence MLNRSSSGSRLGRQALLFPLCLVLYEFSTYIGNDMIQPGMLAVVEQYNAGIEWVPTSMTAYLAGGMFLQWLLGPLSDRIGRRPVMLTGVVWFIVTCLATLLAQNIEQFTLLRFLQGVSLCFIGAVGYAAIQESFEEAVCIKITALMANVALIAPLLGPLVGAAWVHVAPWEGMFVLFAVLAAIAFFGLHRAMPETATRLGEKLSLKELGRDYKAVLQNGRFVAGALATGFVSLPLLAWIAQSPVIIISGEKLSSYEYGLLQVPIFGALIIGNLVLARLTSRRTVRSLIIMGGWPIAAGLILAAVATVASSHAYLWMTAGLSIYAFGIGVANAGLVRLTLFASEMSKGTVSAAMGMLQMLIFTVGIEVSKHAYALGGNGLFSLFNLANGVLWIALMVVFLKDKRVGNALQP is encoded by the coding sequence ATGTTAAACCGTTCTTCTTCTGGTTCACGTCTGGGTCGTCAGGCGTTGCTTTTCCCTCTGTGTCTGGTGCTCTACGAATTCTCTACCTATATCGGCAACGATATGATCCAGCCCGGTATGCTGGCCGTTGTGGAGCAGTACAACGCGGGAATCGAGTGGGTGCCGACCTCCATGACCGCCTATCTGGCTGGCGGCATGTTTTTGCAGTGGCTGTTAGGCCCGCTGTCGGATCGTATTGGCCGCCGTCCGGTGATGCTGACGGGCGTGGTGTGGTTTATCGTTACCTGCCTCGCCACGCTGCTGGCGCAAAACATTGAACAATTTACCCTGTTGCGTTTCCTGCAGGGGGTGAGCCTGTGCTTTATCGGTGCCGTGGGGTATGCCGCCATCCAGGAGTCGTTTGAGGAGGCGGTGTGTATCAAAATTACCGCGCTGATGGCGAACGTGGCGCTGATCGCCCCCTTACTCGGGCCGCTGGTGGGGGCCGCGTGGGTGCACGTTGCGCCGTGGGAAGGGATGTTTGTGCTCTTTGCTGTTCTCGCCGCCATCGCGTTCTTCGGCCTGCACCGCGCGATGCCGGAAACGGCTACCCGTCTGGGCGAAAAACTCTCGCTGAAAGAGCTGGGCCGGGATTACAAAGCAGTGTTGCAAAATGGCCGCTTTGTGGCGGGGGCGCTGGCGACCGGATTCGTTAGCCTGCCTCTGCTGGCGTGGATCGCGCAGTCACCGGTTATTATCATCAGCGGTGAAAAGCTCAGCAGCTACGAGTACGGCCTGCTGCAGGTGCCGATCTTTGGCGCGTTGATTATCGGTAACCTGGTGCTGGCCCGTCTGACGTCTCGCCGCACCGTGCGTTCACTGATTATCATGGGCGGCTGGCCGATTGCGGCAGGGCTGATTCTGGCGGCGGTAGCGACCGTCGCGTCATCCCACGCCTACCTGTGGATGACGGCGGGGCTGAGCATTTATGCCTTCGGAATTGGCGTGGCGAACGCTGGTCTGGTGCGCCTGACCCTGTTTGCGAGCGAGATGAGTAAAGGTACGGTCTCTGCGGCGATGGGCATGCTGCAGATGCTGATTTTTACCGTCGGTATCGAGGTGAGCAAGCACGCTTACGCGCTGGGCGGCAACGGGTTGTTCAGCCTGTTTAACCTCGCCAACGGCGTGTTGTGGATAGCCCTGATGGTGGTGTTCCTGAAGGACAAACGCGTCGGAAACGCCCTGCAACCATAA
- a CDS encoding Cof-type HAD-IIB family hydrolase → MSVKLIAVDMDGTFLSDAKTYNRPRFLAQYARMKEQGIRFVVASGNQYYQLISFFPEIAHEIAFVAENGGWVVDAGEDVFNGELTKAHFSTVATVLNDVPGIEIIACGKGSAYTLKTYDDAFIDIASKYYHRLERVQDFNSLNDIFFKFGLNVSDDEIPRIQALLHEKLSDIMVPVTTGHGSIDLIIPGVHKANGLRILQTRWGIEDSEVVAFGDSGNDVEMLRQSGFSFAMANAKPHIKAEARFEAPHNNEEGVLNVIEKVLNGEAPFN, encoded by the coding sequence ATGAGCGTTAAACTGATCGCCGTCGACATGGATGGCACATTCCTGAGTGATGCCAAGACCTATAACCGCCCGCGCTTTCTGGCGCAGTATGCGCGCATGAAGGAGCAAGGCATTCGCTTTGTGGTCGCGAGTGGCAACCAGTATTACCAGCTGATCTCCTTCTTCCCGGAGATCGCGCATGAAATTGCCTTTGTTGCCGAAAACGGCGGCTGGGTGGTCGATGCCGGGGAAGATGTCTTCAACGGCGAGCTGACAAAAGCGCATTTCAGCACCGTGGCCACCGTCTTAAACGACGTCCCCGGCATTGAGATTATCGCCTGCGGGAAAGGCAGCGCCTACACGCTTAAGACCTATGACGATGCCTTCATTGATATCGCGTCAAAATATTATCACCGCCTCGAAAGGGTGCAGGATTTCAACAGCCTGAACGACATCTTCTTCAAGTTCGGGCTCAACGTTTCCGATGACGAAATTCCGCGCATTCAGGCGCTGCTGCATGAAAAGCTAAGTGACATTATGGTGCCCGTCACCACCGGTCACGGCAGCATTGACCTGATTATCCCCGGCGTGCATAAAGCCAACGGCCTGCGGATCCTGCAAACGCGCTGGGGCATCGAGGACAGCGAAGTGGTGGCCTTTGGTGACAGCGGCAACGACGTGGAGATGCTGCGTCAGTCCGGGTTCAGCTTTGCGATGGCGAATGCCAAACCGCATATTAAAGCGGAGGCGCGCTTTGAAGCACCGCATAATAACGAGGAAGGCGTTTTAAACGTGATTGAGAAGGTGTTGAACGGGGAGGCACCGTTTAATTGA
- a CDS encoding MFS transporter — MTLTSSRNALRLRMWALFMFFFIPGLLMASWATRTPAIRDILSVSTAEMGIVLFGLSIGSMSGILCSAWLVKRFGTRAVIRTTMCFAVIGMIVLSVALWFASPVLFALGLTVFGGSFGSAEVAINVEGAAVEREMNKTVLPMMHGFYSLGTLAGAGVGMALTAFGMSANLHILLAALVCIIPILTGIRAIPNGTGKNSAEEQHSTEKGLPFYRDFQLMLIGVVVLAMAFAEGSANDWLPLLMVDGHGFSPTSGSLIYAGFTLGMTVGRFTGGWFIDRYSRVAVVRASALLGGLGIAMIVFVDVDWIAGVSVILWGLGASLGFPLTISAASDTGPDAPTRVSVVATTGYLAFLVGPPLLGFLGEHYGLRSAMLVVLGLVIIAALVARAVAKPETEQTSMEKGYER, encoded by the coding sequence ATGACGCTGACCTCTTCCCGCAACGCCCTGCGACTACGCATGTGGGCATTGTTTATGTTCTTCTTTATTCCCGGTCTGCTGATGGCCTCCTGGGCCACACGTACGCCCGCCATTCGCGATATATTGTCCGTCTCCACCGCGGAGATGGGCATCGTGCTGTTCGGCCTGTCGATAGGCTCCATGAGCGGCATCCTCTGCTCCGCGTGGCTGGTGAAGCGCTTTGGCACGCGGGCGGTGATCCGCACCACCATGTGCTTCGCGGTAATTGGGATGATCGTGCTAAGCGTCGCGCTGTGGTTTGCTTCGCCGGTGCTGTTTGCCCTGGGGCTGACGGTATTTGGCGGCAGCTTCGGCTCGGCGGAGGTTGCGATCAACGTTGAAGGGGCGGCGGTCGAGCGCGAGATGAACAAAACCGTGCTGCCCATGATGCACGGCTTTTACAGCCTCGGCACGCTCGCCGGCGCGGGCGTGGGGATGGCGTTGACGGCCTTTGGCATGAGCGCGAATCTGCATATCCTGCTGGCGGCGCTGGTATGCATCATTCCGATCCTGACCGGCATTCGGGCGATCCCGAACGGTACCGGCAAGAATTCCGCTGAAGAACAGCATTCGACGGAAAAAGGGCTGCCCTTCTACCGCGATTTCCAGCTGATGCTCATCGGCGTGGTGGTGCTGGCGATGGCCTTCGCGGAAGGTTCTGCCAACGACTGGCTGCCGCTGCTGATGGTGGACGGCCACGGCTTTAGTCCGACCTCCGGCTCGCTGATTTACGCCGGGTTTACGCTGGGGATGACCGTAGGGCGCTTCACCGGCGGCTGGTTTATCGACCGCTACAGCCGCGTGGCGGTAGTGCGCGCCAGCGCCCTGCTCGGCGGCCTGGGTATCGCGATGATCGTCTTTGTGGACGTGGACTGGATTGCCGGGGTCTCGGTGATCCTCTGGGGTCTGGGCGCGTCGCTCGGCTTCCCACTGACTATTTCGGCCGCCAGCGACACCGGCCCGGATGCCCCGACCCGCGTCAGCGTAGTGGCGACCACGGGCTACCTCGCCTTCCTGGTCGGGCCGCCGCTGCTCGGTTTCCTCGGTGAGCACTACGGGCTGCGCAGCGCCATGCTGGTGGTGTTAGGGTTGGTTATCATCGCGGCGCTGGTGGCACGCGCGGTGGCAAAGCCGGAAACGGAACAAACGTCAATGGAGAAGGGATATGAGCGTTAA